In Spirosoma sp. KUDC1026, the sequence ACCTCCGTCAGCGTCTGCGACTGGCCTACCAGATCGATGGTACCGGCATTAGCCGTCAGATCGTTGGCAGTCAGCGACACCCGCCGGGCCCGGCTTTGGTACCCCAGATACGAAATCAGGATTCGGTACTGCCCCACCGCCACTTTAGGGAATGTAAATTTTCCGTCGCCATCAGTAATCCCGAAGTTGACCAGCGACGAATCACGAGCCGAAAGCAGCGAGACCGATGCTTCCATCAGTGGCTTGCGGGTCAGTGAGTCGACGACGGCCCCACTGATCGAGCCGGTTTGCGCCTGTGCGACCGTCACACAGCACATCAGTAAACATCCCAGAAAAAAAGTCAGCAGACGCATAATTGATTAGTTTCTTCCCGCTCCGTTAAACGGCATATTTTGCATCATCCGCTGCCGGAAATCGGCCATGGCTTTCCGACGAAGCTGTTCCATCTCTTCCGACGACACCGTCTTCGCGTCTTTAGGTGGCTGAATCGACGCGTCGGCAACCGCTTCCATTGATACGTTGGTAGCCTTATACGATTCATTGTCTGACTCGATCAGCAGTACAACCCCCTTGGGTGGTGTCAGATCGGCGACGGGCGAATAGGTTAAAGGCAGGTCGGTTGTGTACCAGATCGTGTAGGGCATTTTGCGGTGCGTAGCCGTTGCTTTATGGCATACGTAACCCGCTATTTTCTTGGTCTTGTCGCTGTCTTTCCAGTCAGTTGCGGCAGGCAGCGGTTTGGCCGTCATGTACGTCTGGGCCGTAGAATCTTTTTTCAACGTCATCACCTCGATACGTTGCCGATTGGCCAGATCCAGGTAGGTCTGCTGCTCCATTGGGAAGTTCATCTGCCGGTTTCGGCCCCGATTCCTGCCCTCATTGTCACCAGCCGGAGCTCCGGCCGGTGGGCCACCTGCCCCTTCCGCGCCACCGGGACTGCCGTCACCCATCTGCCGCCGGAACATCATACCCGGTTGCCGATCACGTTCTTCCTTCGCCAGGTTACCGGCAAATACCAGCTTTTGCGTAAACGAGATCGTTTCGGGCATACCTTCCGGCGCATCAGCGCTACCAGGGCTCACTTCCCGGCCGTTTATGACCATCCGCATCTGCGAACGATCGATTTGGCGCATGCCTTCGTACGTAATTTTACCCGAAACGGGCGACTGCGCGTATACTGTCGAACTAACTAGCCCGACGATACCGACGATATAGCTGTAGTATTTCATGCCGAAAGGAGTGAATTGGTTTGTAAACGTTGCATTAATTTACCAACTCCTCGACAAGATTTAGCTGGAATGGCCCCAAATAGTGGTTAAACGCCTTTTTTCTGCGGTCA encodes:
- a CDS encoding GLPGLI family protein, with product MKYYSYIVGIVGLVSSTVYAQSPVSGKITYEGMRQIDRSQMRMVINGREVSPGSADAPEGMPETISFTQKLVFAGNLAKEERDRQPGMMFRRQMGDGSPGGAEGAGGPPAGAPAGDNEGRNRGRNRQMNFPMEQQTYLDLANRQRIEVMTLKKDSTAQTYMTAKPLPAATDWKDSDKTKKIAGYVCHKATATHRKMPYTIWYTTDLPLTYSPVADLTPPKGVVLLIESDNESYKATNVSMEAVADASIQPPKDAKTVSSEEMEQLRRKAMADFRQRMMQNMPFNGAGRN